One part of the Caproiciproducens sp. CPB-2 genome encodes these proteins:
- a CDS encoding aldehyde dehydrogenase family protein produces the protein MNTAQIGELVKKYLTCSDTVRSGVFRSVNDAVAVAQGAYAQYSRFTLNERQEVIDAIKEELLPLVNMIAEMAAEETGMGNVEDKVKKLLLAIRKTPGVEDLITEVKTGDSGMTLYELSSYGVVCAVHPCTNPCATLINNTIGLLAAGNAVVHVPHPRAIKVSQFVTEMINVAIRDTCGIDNLVVTLGDTSMAVTRELMTHPDISMVVTTGGSGVLREALASGKKVIGAGPGNPTAIVDETADLKQAARDIVEGASFDNNVMCISEKSIVVVAAAADEFVEELKKNNVYYIHNEEEMLKLTSVTVTQDMGINKAFEGKSANEILKAAKIPCSETVRLIVVDTIQHHPFVTLEMLMPVVPLVRVADFDEALETAFEIEQGFRHTATIHSQSIERLNRAAKKMQTSVFVKNGSSLAGIGYKGEGDTSFTIATITGEGTTTARHFARRRRCTLMDAFTIR, from the coding sequence ATGAATACTGCACAAATTGGAGAATTGGTGAAGAAATACCTGACCTGCAGCGATACGGTAAGAAGCGGGGTCTTCCGTTCGGTGAATGATGCTGTTGCGGTAGCCCAGGGGGCCTACGCCCAGTATTCCAGGTTTACGCTGAATGAACGTCAGGAAGTCATCGACGCGATAAAAGAAGAGCTTTTGCCGCTGGTGAATATGATCGCTGAAATGGCGGCGGAAGAAACCGGAATGGGCAATGTCGAAGATAAGGTCAAAAAGCTCCTTCTGGCCATTCGGAAAACGCCCGGCGTGGAGGATTTGATCACCGAGGTGAAAACGGGAGACAGCGGGATGACCCTGTATGAACTGTCCTCCTACGGCGTCGTCTGCGCCGTGCATCCCTGCACCAATCCGTGCGCCACACTCATTAACAATACCATCGGCCTGCTGGCCGCGGGCAACGCCGTCGTGCATGTCCCGCACCCCAGAGCCATCAAGGTTTCCCAGTTCGTAACGGAAATGATCAACGTCGCCATCCGTGACACCTGCGGCATCGACAATCTGGTCGTCACGCTGGGGGATACCTCCATGGCGGTGACCCGCGAGCTGATGACGCACCCCGATATCTCCATGGTGGTGACTACGGGCGGCAGCGGCGTTCTGAGAGAGGCGCTTGCCAGCGGCAAAAAAGTGATCGGCGCGGGGCCGGGGAATCCGACCGCCATCGTCGACGAAACGGCCGATCTGAAGCAGGCGGCAAGGGATATCGTCGAGGGCGCTTCCTTTGACAACAACGTCATGTGCATCTCGGAAAAGAGCATCGTCGTCGTCGCGGCTGCCGCGGATGAATTTGTGGAAGAGCTTAAGAAAAACAACGTTTACTATATCCATAACGAGGAAGAAATGCTGAAGCTGACCTCCGTGACCGTCACACAGGACATGGGCATCAACAAAGCGTTTGAAGGCAAAAGCGCCAATGAAATTTTAAAGGCGGCCAAAATCCCCTGCAGTGAAACCGTCCGGCTGATCGTGGTCGACACCATTCAGCATCATCCGTTTGTCACGCTGGAAATGCTGATGCCGGTTGTCCCCCTTGTCAGGGTGGCCGACTTCGACGAAGCGCTGGAAACCGCCTTTGAAATCGAACAGGGGTTCCGCCACACCGCGACCATCCACTCCCAATCCATTGAGCGGCTGAACCGGGCGGCAAAGAAAATGCAGACCTCCGTCTTCGTGAAAAACGGCTCTTCCCTGGCCGGGATCGGCTACAAAGGGGAGGGCGACACCAGCTTTACCATTGCGACAATCACCGGGGAAGGAACCACGACCGCAAGACATTTCGCAAGAAGGAGAAGATGCACGCTGATGGACGCCTTTACCATTCGTTAG
- a CDS encoding EutN/CcmL family microcompartment protein, with protein sequence MITIYMAKVVGNVVATRKEESLVGFKLMIIQKIDSQKRNIGSEEVAADYVGAGIGEYVLVCSGSAVRVQKHNVSVDMAIVGIIDTMDI encoded by the coding sequence GTGATTACCATTTATATGGCAAAAGTGGTGGGTAATGTTGTTGCGACGCGGAAGGAAGAATCCCTGGTCGGCTTTAAGCTGATGATTATTCAGAAAATCGATTCCCAGAAGCGCAACATCGGCTCCGAAGAGGTTGCCGCCGATTATGTGGGGGCGGGCATCGGGGAGTATGTCCTGGTCTGCTCCGGGTCGGCCGTGCGTGTTCAAAAGCATAATGTCTCCGTTGACATGGCCATTGTAGGCATTATCGATACGATGGATATTTAG
- a CDS encoding BMC domain-containing protein, with protein sequence MKNALGLIEIRGLATAVLVADTMVKTANVTIIQIEKARGHGWITVKITGDVAAVNAAVSAGKQVGETFQHYISSKVIPRPADSVERVFCQTEKKEDEKTPPDQPEPPAPKPPKPPEPEPEPEPEVPAAPEIPEAKPEEPVQEPPTAPQTEETVPPEPAQEAAAVPAQEAVLTEPETVLPVEAAPLPGPEAVVPAKEIPAPVPETIQTEAKTERKAPAKFPAEEEKPQDPPAVSPGKEPAVSQPEVKAKPSGRTGTRKSTAAGSTGPRNTVVKEKGTSKQPPRKPRAKKEK encoded by the coding sequence ATGAAAAACGCATTGGGGTTAATAGAAATACGGGGACTGGCAACGGCCGTTTTAGTAGCGGACACCATGGTGAAAACAGCGAATGTGACGATTATCCAGATCGAAAAAGCAAGAGGACACGGCTGGATTACCGTGAAGATCACTGGCGATGTGGCAGCCGTAAACGCCGCCGTCAGCGCGGGCAAGCAAGTCGGCGAGACCTTCCAGCACTATATTTCTTCCAAAGTGATTCCCAGACCTGCGGACAGCGTTGAAAGAGTATTTTGTCAGACTGAGAAAAAAGAGGATGAAAAAACGCCGCCGGATCAGCCGGAACCTCCCGCGCCGAAGCCGCCGAAGCCGCCGGAGCCCGAACCCGAACCGGAGCCGGAAGTTCCTGCAGCGCCGGAAATTCCGGAAGCGAAGCCGGAAGAACCTGTTCAGGAGCCCCCCACGGCACCGCAAACGGAAGAAACTGTTCCGCCGGAGCCCGCACAGGAAGCGGCTGCAGTTCCCGCGCAGGAAGCCGTCCTGACGGAGCCGGAAACGGTTTTGCCCGTGGAAGCAGCCCCTCTGCCCGGACCGGAAGCGGTTGTCCCGGCAAAGGAAATCCCCGCGCCGGTGCCGGAGACGATTCAGACGGAAGCAAAAACGGAGAGGAAAGCCCCCGCCAAATTCCCGGCGGAGGAAGAAAAGCCGCAGGATCCGCCCGCTGTTTCCCCAGGGAAGGAACCGGCCGTTTCCCAGCCGGAAGTCAAAGCCAAACCGTCCGGCAGAACGGGGACGAGAAAATCCACGGCAGCGGGAAGCACCGGCCCCAGGAACACGGTAGTGAAAGAAAAGGGGACATCCAAACAGCCGCCCAGAAAGCCAAGGGCCAAAAAAGAGAAATAA